DNA from Verrucomicrobiales bacterium:
GATCCCACACGACATTGACCTCCACGTCCTCGACTCCTTCGAGATTGAGCAATGCGCACTTCACGCCCCAGGCGATACTTTCGTGCATCGGACATCCGGGCGTGGTCAGTGTCATCGTCACAGTGACTCTGGTGCCATCGATCGCGATTCCGTAGATAAGACCTAGAT
Protein-coding regions in this window:
- a CDS encoding metal-sulfur cluster assembly factor: MIDETTLREALRLVVDPEIDCNIVDLGLIYGIAIDGTRVTVTMTLTTPGCPMHESIAWGVKCALLNLEGVEDVEVNVVWDPAWTPARMSDYGRIRTGIC